ATGGACGACGTTTGCCTCAGCAACAGCAACCGCCAGCTGCATGCACTGGCGGGCACGGTCGGTCGGGCCAAGGTCGAGGTCATGGCCGAGCGCTTGCGTGCGATCAACCCCGATTGCGTGGTTCATGCCGTCGGTGATTTCGTGACCCGCGAAACCATGGCCGAGTACATCACGCCGAACATCGATTGCGTGCTCGATTGCATCGACAGCGTCAACGCCAAGGCGGCGCTGATCGCTTGGTGCAAGCGCCGCAAGATTCAGATCATTACTACTGGCGGTGCGGGAGGGCAGATCGATCCGACGCTGATCCAGGTCTGCGACCTCAATCGCACGTTCAATGACCCACTGGCGTCCAAAGTGCGCTCGACCCTGCGCCGGGATTACGGTTTCTCGCGGACTATGACTCGCCACTACAGTGTGCCGTGCGTGTTCTCCACCGAGCAGCTGCGTTACCCGAAACCCGATGGCAGTATTTGCCTGCAAAAAAGCTTCGTCGGCGACGGTGTGAAGCTCGACTGTTCCGGCGGGTTCGGCGCGGTGATGATGGTCACGGCGACGTTCGGTATGGTCGCGGCAACCAAAGCAGTGGACAAGATTGTTGCCGGGGTAAGACGCCCGTCGGAACGGATAAAGCCGATTCAGGCCGTGCCGCAAGCCAGCTGACGCATCCGTTGCAACACTGCGTTCAACCCATTGCTGCGTGACGGTGACAAGTGGCGGCTCAACCCCAGTTGCTTGAACCAGTCCGCTAAATCAACCTGCTGCAAGTCCTCTGCCGGCAGGTTATTAACCCGCGCCAATAACAGGACCACCAAGCCCCGAATCAAACGCGCATCGCTGGCGGCACGGAATTGCCAGCGACCGCTTGTGAGGGTGCCCAACAACCACACTTGGCTTTCGCAGCCGTGTACGCGGTGCTCTTCGGTCTTTTCGTCGTCGCTCAACCCAGGCAAACGTTCACCCCATTGCATCAAGAGCCGCGCGCGTTGTTCCCAGCTTTGCGGTTTATTGAAGGTGTCCAGGGCTAATTGGGCCTCGGGTGGAAGGTTCATCGCAGCAACTCCAATGCTTGATCCAGCGCATCGAAAAAGCGCTGCACGTCGTTGGAATCGTTATACAGCGCCAGAGAGGCGCGAATCGCGCCGGTCAGGCCGAGCCGTTTGATTAAAGGCATCGCGCAATGATGCCCGGCACGAACTGCAATGCCTTGCTCAGTCAACAGGTGCGCCAGATCGGCATTGTGGATGCCCTCGACCACGAAGCTGACTAATGCCAGTTGCGGATCACCCAGCACCCGCACGCCCTGGCGTCTGTTCAAACCCTCCAGCAATAACCGGTGCAGCGCGGCTTCATGGGCCAGCACTGCACCGTGGTCGAGGCTGCTCAAATAGTCGAGGGTCGCGCCAAGCCCGATGACTCCGGCAATCGGCGGAGTGCCCGCTTCAAAACCCAGCGGCGCAGGGCGAAAGGTTGCGCTGTGGTAGTCCGTGGTCAGCACCATTTCGCCGCCCAATTGCCAATGACGCAACTGCGTCAAAGCCTCATCGCGGCCGTATAAGACGCCAACACCGTCCGGGCCATAGAGTTTGTGGCTTGAAAATACGTAGAAGTCGCAGCCTAGGGCCTGCAAGTCGTGTCGGCCATGCACCACACCCTGTGCGCCGTCGACGACGGTCAACGCGCCGTGAGCCTTGGCCATGCTCAGTAATTCTGGCAGTGGTTGCCAAGCTCCGAGCACGTTGGAAAATTGGCTGGTCGCCAACAAGCGGGTGCGGGGGCCGATCAGTTCGGCGGCGGCAACCAAATCAATAAGCCCCTGAGCATTGAGGGGCAAAATCACCAGTTCAAGCCCTTGACGCTGTGCCAGTTGCTGCCAAGGCAGCAGGTTGGCGTGATGCTCCAGCGCAGAGACAACGATCTCATCGCCGGTTTCAAAGCGATGCTCAAGCCCGTAGGCCAGCAGATTCAATGCCGACGTCGCGCCGTGGGTAAAAATAATCTGTGCGTCATCGCCGGCGTTCAACCATTGGGCAACTTTGCGCCGGCTGTTTTCAAACGCTTGCGTGGCAGCCGCCCCCGGCAGGTGCTGTGCCCGATGCACATTGGCGGCGCCGTTGACGTAGTAATGATTCAGCGCGTCGAGCAGCGCCTGAGGTTTTTGCGTTGTAGCGGCGTTGTCCAGATAGGTCTGGCCTTGCTGTTGCAGTGCGGCGATGGCTGGAAAGTCAGCGCGCCAAGGAGAGGGCAAAAGCATGGTTATTCAGCTCGAAGGATCAGGGCCTAACCCACTTGCGCGGTGTTGACCCTGAATACGACATCAGATCAGTTGTGAGCGTGCAGCGCTTCGTTCAGTTCGATGGCTGATTTATGGGATTTGCATTCCACGGCGCCCGTTTGTGAGTTACGACGGAACAACAGGTCCGGTTGACCCGACAGCTCACGGGCCTTGACCACTTTGACCAGCTCGTTCTTATCATCAAGCAGTGCGACTTTGGTTCCGGCTGTTACGTACAGACCGGCTTCCACGGTGTTGCGGTCGCCCAATGGAAAGCCAATTCCTGCATTGGCGCCAATCAGGCAGCCTTCGCCGACCTTGATCACTACGTTGCCGCCGCCCGACAAGGTGCCCATTGTCGAGCAACCGCCGCCCAGGTCCGAACCCTTACCGACAAATACCCCGGCCGAGACGCGGCCTTCGATCATGCCCGGACCTTCGGTGCCACCATTGAAATTGACGAAACCTTCGTGCATCACGGTGGTGCCTTCGCCGATGTAAGCACCCAGGCGTACCCGCGCGCTGTCAGCGATACGCACGCCGGTTGGCACCACGTAGTCAGTCATTTTCGGGAATTTGTCCACCGAGAACACTTCCAGGAACTCGCCCTTGAGGCGCGCCTCCAGTTGACGCTCAGCCAATTCAGCCAAGTCCACAGCGCCTTGGTTGGTCCAGGCGACGTTGGGTAACAATGGGAAAATGCCAGCCAGATTCAGGCCGTGTGGCTTGATCAAGCGATGTGACAACAAATGCAGCTTGAGGTAAGCCTCAGGCGTCGAGGTCAATGCTGTGTCTTCAGCCAGAAAGGTGACGACCAATGGCTTGTGACTTTCGGCCAGGCGAGTCAGTAGGGCCGCTTGGCCTGCATCGATATTCTTTAGCGTTTCGGCCAGTTGCGAGGCCTGGGTGGTGTTGAAGGCGACGGCCTGATTGCCACCGGTGTAGCCCAGTGCGGGTGCAATGGCAGCGATCAGTTCGGCAGACGGATTAATCAACGGCTGGGCGTAGAACACTTCAAGCCAGGCGCCTTTACGATTTTGAGTGCCGACCCCAAAGGCCAGGCTGAACAGGGTAGTAGACATGTGAATACCTCTAACTTATTGGAAAGGGGGCTCAAGCAGCGCTTTGGCTTACGTGAAGGCCGCCCCGTATACATCGGGCTTGAAGCCAACCAGGGTTTTGTCGCCAAGATCGAGCACCGGGCGCTTGATCATTGACGGTTGTGCGAGCATCAGTTCGATCGCCTTTGCTTGATCGAGATCGGCTTTTTGTCCGTCGTCGAGTTTGCGGAAGGTCGTTCCTGCCCGGTTTAAAACCACTTGCCAGCCATGCTCATCGCACCACTGAGTCAGGTGCTCACGGTCGATGCCGACCGTTTTGTAGTCATGAAAGTCGTAACTGACGGCGTTATCATCAAGCCAGGTGCGCGCCTTTTTCATGGTGTCGCAGGCCTTGATTCCATAAAGGTGTACGCCTTTATTATTACTGGAGGAATTGTCCATCCTCGAAACTCCCCACTTTGCCCAAAAAATCAGCGAATGATTATGCCACGTCGTTCCATTCAGTGCCTTGGCTGTCTCGGTAAGGTGCGGGGCGCACATCGCACAGTGAAAAGCCCGGCGGGGTTGCCGGGCTTTTCACTGTGACTGGATTATTCACCCATCGTGCTGCCTGCGCCTCATGCCTTGGTGCTAACCATCTGGCCGGCGATGCTTGAACCCTCTTCGGTCAACGCTCTTAGCAGGGCTCCGGAAGCGCTTTGTAATGAGGCACTGGTCGCGGCGATCTGGGTCCGCGCTGCGGCGACGGCTGCGGCCGCGATAGTTATAGCTTGAGCGCCCCAAGAAATGCGGGCCTATTCCAATGCCGCGCTGCCACGGAACAAATACGCCGTTTATAAACATTCAAGGTAGACGAAACAGCAGGTAGTCATCCTTATCAAATTGACTGCTAAGCAAAATCGGCAAGGCCGTCAGGCGGCTATCCGGCAGCGCTTGATATATATCTTTGGCGATCACCACGTAAACCGGTCCTTTCACCGCCGCCAATTCATCCGGAGAAGCAATGAAGATCGGCTTCAGGCCGTCGGGGATGTTGACCACGAACTTGATGGCCTTTCCATCCTTGGGCATTCCATATAGGGCGAGCGGCGCAGGATCATGCTGGATCAGGTCATGAACCGCTACGCTAAAGCCTTGCGTGTCGTAGGCTGCACGCTGAACGGGTTCATAAACCCAGATAAAACTCATCCACACCGCCAGTACCGCGCACGTTGCCAGACTTGCAACACGCCACCGGGCTTTGAACAAGGCGGCTAACGCAATCACTTGCAGCACCACAAGCACTGAAGTGATTCCACTAATCGATGTCAGCTGGTCGGCGAAACGATGGCGAGCCACCAACAATCCTGCAATCAACGCACTCGGCATCAGCAGCCAAAGTATCTGGAGCAACCCCCGTAACAAGGCGAGCAGGCGCCCTTGGGTCATTTGAAACGGATAAGCTGCGACGATCGCTGCCATTGGCACCATCGGCAGCATGTAGCGAGCTTTTTTCGCCTGCGGAATTGAAAGGCCAATCATGACAATCAGTCCGGCTGCAGTGCAAAGCATTACCAGTCGCAGCGCTGGTGTAAGGGGCTGCCGACCACGAACGATGATGGCCGCTAGCACCAAAATCGCCATTGGGTATGCCAGCGCATAGTTGCCCATCGAACTGCTGAAGTAATAGAAAGTACTGCTGGTGCCTTCAGTACCGTCCATACGTGAAGTGAATTGCATGCGCACCACTTCATCAAGGAACTGTTGACCGCCGCTGATCTTGGCAAACAGCAGTAGCATTCCCATGCAGATCGCCAGCAATACCGCCGCTTGCAGACCGAATATGAGCATTCGTCGCCATTGTCCATTCAGCACGTAGTAACTGCACAGCATGCCGGTAGGAACGACCAGCCCGATGGGGCCGCGAATAGCAAAGCCCAGCACTATAAGCGCGAGAATCAGACCTATGCGCCGACGCGCACCAAAGTGATCGGCAGCATAGCCCAGATAAAATACGGCGAACGATACGGTCGCGAGCATTTGGTCCAGGGATATGGCGCGGGTCTCGGTGATAAAGGTATTGCTCAGCAGCAGCAGGGCTACGCTGACCAGTGCCCAAGACCGAGAGTGCGCGGCCACCAAGCGATAAATAAGCGCAACCAAAATCGCCGATGCGATCGCGGTCGGAAGCCATGCGGTGAGGCTTATCACTCGGCCAAACGGCAGCGAGAGCAGGTAGATAAAGAAAGTTGATGTGGCGGAATAGTCTGGATAAGGCTCGCCATAGGTTGTGGGAAAAAAACTTGGGCCGTGACGCAACATTTCTTGAGCAAAAATTACAAAGCGCGAGTCGAATCCGATCGTGGCTTGTTCATAGTTACCCACGACAAATAGCAGGAGTGCCAGCCCCCCCAAGATAATGGACTGGCAGCGCACTGTTGCCAAAGAGGCCGATGAGGGCTGAGTCTGAGGTAGAAACGGCAAAGGGTATCTCCATATAGCAAAACGTTGCTGCGCTTCAGCTTGAACTCTAACGGGCACCGGACGCACAAAGGGTCAGTACCCGCGAACCAGATACTGGCTGCAGGCACTGACCCCTAATGATTACTGTGCGTTCGCTTCAGTAGCGCTGTTCGCATGCCATTGCTGAAACGGGATTGGCAGGCTGCGAGAGTCGCCACGGCCCATTGGGAAATACGTGAAGCCCTTTCGCGTCATGCGTTCGGTGTCGTACAAGTTGCGTCCGTCAAAAATTACCGGCGCTTTAAGACGTTCCTGCATCAGTTTGAAATCCGGAGCCTTGAACTGTTGCCATTCGGTGCAGACGATCAACGCATCGGCACCACCCAGCACGGATTCGGGGGTGCCCATCAAGCTCAGGCCTGGGTGATTGCCATAGATACGCTGGGTTTCCTGCATAGCTTCGGGGTCGAACGCACGTACGGTTGCGCCCGCCGCCCACAAGGCTTCCATTAACACTCGGCTCGGCGCATCGCGCATGTCATCGGTGTTTGGCTTGAAGGCCAAGCCCCATAGCGCAAAGATTTTTCCGCGTAAATCACCTTTGTAGAACGCATTGACGCGTTCGAACAGTTTGGTTTTCTGCCGTTCGTTAATGGCTTCTACCGCCTGCAGCAAATCGCTGGAGCACTGGGCTTCCTGAGCGCTATGAATTAAAGCGCGCATGTCTTTAGGGAAGCACGAACCGCCGTAACCGGCGCCCGGATAGATAAAGTGGTAACCAATGCGTGAATCAGCACCGATGCCCAAACGCACGGACTCGATGTCAGCGCCCAAGTGCTCAGCCAGCTCAGCAATTTGGTTGATGAAGCTGATCTTAGTGGCCAGCATGCAGTTGGCGGCGTATTTGGTCAGCTCGGCGCTGCGCAGGTCCATGAAAATGATGCGGTCATGATTGCGGTTGAACGGTGCATACAAGTCACGCATGACTTCACGCACTTCGTCGCGCTCGCAACCAATTACGATCCGGTCCGGGCGGCGGCAGTCGGAAACTGCCGAGCCTTCTTTCAGGAATTCAGGGTTAGAGACAATATCGAACTCCAACGGCCGACCAGCCAGGGCCTCTTCGGTATGCAGGCGCAATGCGTCACCAGTGCCGACGGGCACGGTGGATTTCTCGACCAGAATCAGCGGTTCAACCCGATGACGTGCAACCATTTCGCCTACCGCGAAAACTGCTTTTAAATCCGCTGAGCCGTCATCGCTGGAGGGCGTGCCGACGGCGATAAACAGCACCTGGCCGTGCTCAATGGCAAGCTTCTCGTCGTGAGTGAAACGCAGGCGTCCACTTTCCAGGTTTTCCCGGACCAGCGTTGCCAAGCCGGGCTCGAAAATGCTCACGTGACCCTGCTGAAGCTGTTTCACTTTTTCTGCATCGATGTCCATGCAGATCACATCATGGCCGACTTCGGCCAGGACTGTCGCTTGCACAAGGCCTACGTAGCCACTACCTAATACTGTAATTTTCATG
The nucleotide sequence above comes from Pseudomonas sp. AB6. Encoded proteins:
- a CDS encoding cysteine desulfurase, producing MLLPSPWRADFPAIAALQQQGQTYLDNAATTQKPQALLDALNHYYVNGAANVHRAQHLPGAAATQAFENSRRKVAQWLNAGDDAQIIFTHGATSALNLLAYGLEHRFETGDEIVVSALEHHANLLPWQQLAQRQGLELVILPLNAQGLIDLVAAAELIGPRTRLLATSQFSNVLGAWQPLPELLSMAKAHGALTVVDGAQGVVHGRHDLQALGCDFYVFSSHKLYGPDGVGVLYGRDEALTQLRHWQLGGEMVLTTDYHSATFRPAPLGFEAGTPPIAGVIGLGATLDYLSSLDHGAVLAHEAALHRLLLEGLNRRQGVRVLGDPQLALVSFVVEGIHNADLAHLLTEQGIAVRAGHHCAMPLIKRLGLTGAIRASLALYNDSNDVQRFFDALDQALELLR
- a CDS encoding ArsC family reductase, which produces MDNSSSNNKGVHLYGIKACDTMKKARTWLDDNAVSYDFHDYKTVGIDREHLTQWCDEHGWQVVLNRAGTTFRKLDDGQKADLDQAKAIELMLAQPSMIKRPVLDLGDKTLVGFKPDVYGAAFT
- a CDS encoding SufE family protein, yielding MNLPPEAQLALDTFNKPQSWEQRARLLMQWGERLPGLSDDEKTEEHRVHGCESQVWLLGTLTSGRWQFRAASDARLIRGLVVLLLARVNNLPAEDLQQVDLADWFKQLGLSRHLSPSRSNGLNAVLQRMRQLACGTA
- a CDS encoding ArnT family glycosyltransferase — translated: MPFLPQTQPSSASLATVRCQSIILGGLALLLFVVGNYEQATIGFDSRFVIFAQEMLRHGPSFFPTTYGEPYPDYSATSTFFIYLLSLPFGRVISLTAWLPTAIASAILVALIYRLVAAHSRSWALVSVALLLLSNTFITETRAISLDQMLATVSFAVFYLGYAADHFGARRRIGLILALIVLGFAIRGPIGLVVPTGMLCSYYVLNGQWRRMLIFGLQAAVLLAICMGMLLLFAKISGGQQFLDEVVRMQFTSRMDGTEGTSSTFYYFSSSMGNYALAYPMAILVLAAIIVRGRQPLTPALRLVMLCTAAGLIVMIGLSIPQAKKARYMLPMVPMAAIVAAYPFQMTQGRLLALLRGLLQILWLLMPSALIAGLLVARHRFADQLTSISGITSVLVVLQVIALAALFKARWRVASLATCAVLAVWMSFIWVYEPVQRAAYDTQGFSVAVHDLIQHDPAPLALYGMPKDGKAIKFVVNIPDGLKPIFIASPDELAAVKGPVYVVIAKDIYQALPDSRLTALPILLSSQFDKDDYLLFRLP
- the dapD gene encoding 2,3,4,5-tetrahydropyridine-2,6-dicarboxylate N-succinyltransferase, with protein sequence MSTTLFSLAFGVGTQNRKGAWLEVFYAQPLINPSAELIAAIAPALGYTGGNQAVAFNTTQASQLAETLKNIDAGQAALLTRLAESHKPLVVTFLAEDTALTSTPEAYLKLHLLSHRLIKPHGLNLAGIFPLLPNVAWTNQGAVDLAELAERQLEARLKGEFLEVFSVDKFPKMTDYVVPTGVRIADSARVRLGAYIGEGTTVMHEGFVNFNGGTEGPGMIEGRVSAGVFVGKGSDLGGGCSTMGTLSGGGNVVIKVGEGCLIGANAGIGFPLGDRNTVEAGLYVTAGTKVALLDDKNELVKVVKARELSGQPDLLFRRNSQTGAVECKSHKSAIELNEALHAHN
- a CDS encoding UDP-glucose/GDP-mannose dehydrogenase family protein, with protein sequence MKITVLGSGYVGLVQATVLAEVGHDVICMDIDAEKVKQLQQGHVSIFEPGLATLVRENLESGRLRFTHDEKLAIEHGQVLFIAVGTPSSDDGSADLKAVFAVGEMVARHRVEPLILVEKSTVPVGTGDALRLHTEEALAGRPLEFDIVSNPEFLKEGSAVSDCRRPDRIVIGCERDEVREVMRDLYAPFNRNHDRIIFMDLRSAELTKYAANCMLATKISFINQIAELAEHLGADIESVRLGIGADSRIGYHFIYPGAGYGGSCFPKDMRALIHSAQEAQCSSDLLQAVEAINERQKTKLFERVNAFYKGDLRGKIFALWGLAFKPNTDDMRDAPSRVLMEALWAAGATVRAFDPEAMQETQRIYGNHPGLSLMGTPESVLGGADALIVCTEWQQFKAPDFKLMQERLKAPVIFDGRNLYDTERMTRKGFTYFPMGRGDSRSLPIPFQQWHANSATEANAQ
- the tcdA gene encoding tRNA cyclic N6-threonylcarbamoyladenosine(37) synthase TcdA, translating into MNTEDPRFAGVARLYGIDGLERLRAAHVAIVGVGGVGSWAAEAIARCGVGEISLFDMDDVCLSNSNRQLHALAGTVGRAKVEVMAERLRAINPDCVVHAVGDFVTRETMAEYITPNIDCVLDCIDSVNAKAALIAWCKRRKIQIITTGGAGGQIDPTLIQVCDLNRTFNDPLASKVRSTLRRDYGFSRTMTRHYSVPCVFSTEQLRYPKPDGSICLQKSFVGDGVKLDCSGGFGAVMMVTATFGMVAATKAVDKIVAGVRRPSERIKPIQAVPQAS